TCATCGTGCTCACCCTGATCACGATCGCCGTGGTCGCCGTCGGTGTGGCACTGGCCTGGGTGCTGGTCGGCCAGCGCGACGTCCCGCGCACCGCGCCGGCCGACGTCTCGTTCGCCACGAGGGCCGCCCGCGCCGACCTCTACGGCGACGCGATCAACGAGGGCCTGGTCGTCAACCCGGGCCGCGCCACGGTGCGCGCGCTCACCGACGGTGACCGCACCCTCGTCGACGGGCTCTTCATGGGCGGCACGACGGTCCTCGCCGGCACCGGTGAGCTGCTCCGGCGGCTCCAGAACGGCTACGTCCGGTCCTACGCCCTCGGCATCCTCGGCGGCGCACTGCTCCTCGTCCTGACCCTGGTGGTGGTGAACTGATGTTGCTCAGCCTGCTCGTCTGGCTGCCGATCGCCGGTGCGGTCGCCGTCGCGTTCCTCCCGCGCACGGTCAGCAAGACCGCCGGCCTCGGCGTCGCGCTGGCGACGCTGGTCGTCGGCGTGGTCGTCGCGGCGTCGTACGACGCCGACGGCGGCCGCCAGCTGAAGGAGGAGCACGAGTGGATCGAGGCGTTCGGGGTGCACTACGCCCTCGGCGTCGACGGTCTCGGCCTGCTGCTGGTCCTGCTGACGGTCCTCCTGGTCCCGCTGGTGCTCGGCGCGGAGTGGTTCAAGGCCGACGCCGCGGGCTCGGCCGGCGCCCGCGCGTTCGTCGCCTGGACGCTGGCGCTCGAGGGCCTCTCGCTCGCCGTGTTCTGCGCGACCGACGTGTTCCTCTTCTACGTGGTTTTCGAGGCGACGCTGATCCCGGCGTACTTCCTGGTCGGCGGCTTCGGCCGCGAGGGCCGGGGCGCGGCGGCGCTGAAGTTCCTGATGTTCCAGCTCGCGGGCGGCCTGATCCTGCTCGCCGCGGTGATCGGGCTCTACGTCGTCTCCGCCCAGCAGGGCGAGCCGTCGTACCTCCTCGCCGACCTCGAGAAGCTCGACATCGGCACCGAGGCCGGCCGCTGGCTGTTCTTCGGCTTCTTCATCGCCTTCGCGATCAAGGCGCCGTTGTTCCCGCTGCACACCTGGCTTGCCGACACCACCGAGAAGGCGACGCCCGGCACCGGCGTGCTGCTGGTCTGCATCCTCGACAAGATCGGCACCTTCGGGATGATGAGGTTCTGCCTCGGCATCTTCCCGGAGGCCTCGCAGTGGGCGACCCCGCTGGTCATCACGCTGGCGCTGATCTCCGTGGTCTACGGCGCGTTCATCGCGATCGGCCAGGACGACATCTTCCGCCTGATCGGCCTCACCTCGCTGAGCCACTTCGGCCTGATCACGCTGGGCGTCTTCACGATGACCAGCCAGGGTGGCACCGGCGCGATCCTCTACATGGTCAACCATGGCCTCGGCACCGCCGCGCTGTTCCTGGTCGCGGGCTACCTCTACGACCGCAGCGGCACGTCCTCGATCCGCGAGATGCGCGGCGTCGAGAAGGTCGCGCCGGTCCTGGCCGGGCTGCTGCTCGTCGCCGGCCTGGCCACGCTCGGCCTGCCGGGCCTCTCGCCGTTCGTCAGCGAGTTCCTCGTGTTCGTGGCGGCCTTCGACTACGGGTGGTACGTCGGCGCGATCGCGGTGACCGCGGTGGTGCTGTCCGCGATCTACGTGCTGTGGATGTACCAGCGCACGATGACCGGCCCCACGCCGCCCGAGGTCGAGGGCACCAAGGACCTCGGCGTGCGCGAGATCGTCGCCGTCGCCCCGCTCATGGCCGCGCTGGTGTTCTTCGGGTTCTATCCCGCACCGCTGCTCGACGTGAGCAACCCGATGGTGGGTGACCTGATGCACCAGATGGGGATCCAGGACGACCAGCCGACGGTCGTGCAGACGGAGGAGGCGCACTGATGGAGTTCGTGAAGCCCGAGCTCGAGTACGCCGAGCTGCTGCCGATCCTCATCGTCCTCGGCGGCGCCTGCGTCGGCGTAGCGCTGGAGGCCTTCCTGCCGCGCGGCACCCGCCGCCTGCCCCAGGTCGGCCTCGCCGCGGTCACCGTGATCGCCGCCCTGGTGGCCACCGTCGTCGTCGGCATGGACCTCGACACCCACAAGGGCGCCGACGGCGCCGAGGGACGGGGCCTGGTCGGCGCGATGGGCAGCGTCGTGGTCGACGGCCCCACCGTCTACCTGTGGGGCCTGCTCCTCGTCTTCGCCCTCGGTGGCGTCGCGCTCTTCGCCGAGCAGCGACTCGAGGGCGGCGTCTCGGCCTTCACCGGCCAGGCGGCCGCACTGCCCGGCACCGAGAGCGAGCGCGAGGCCTCGACCCGCGGCCTGGAGCACACCGAGGTCTACCCGCTGCTCCTGTTCGCCGTCAGCGGCATGCTGCTCTTCCCGGCCTCCGGCGACCTGCTCACCATGTTCGTGGCCCTGGAGATCCTCTCCCTGCCGCTCTACCTGCTCTGCGGCCTGGCGCGCCGTCGCCGCCTGCTGAGTCAGGAGGCCGCGATGAAGTACTTCCTCCTCGGCGCCTTCGCCTCCGGCTTCTTCCTGTACGGCGCCGCGCTGGTCTACGGCTACGCGGGTTCGGTCTCCTTCGCCGGCATCAACGAGGCGGTCCGCGCCGGCACGGCCAACCACGGCCTGCTGCTCGCCGGCATCGGCCTGCTCGCGGTCGGCCTGCTCTTCAAGATCGGCGCCGCGCCCTTCCAGGCCTGGACCCCCGACGTCTACCAGGGCGCGCCCACCGCGGTGACCGCGTTCATGGCCGCCGGCACCAAGGTCGCCGCCTTCGGCGCCCTGCTGCGCCTGCTGTACGTCGCCTTCGGCGGCGAGCGCTGGAGCTGGCAGCCGATGCTGTGGGTGATCGCGATCGCCTCGATGGTCCTCGGCGCGGTGCTGGCCATCGTCCAGAACGACGTCAAGCGGATGCTGGCCTACTCCTCGGTCGCCCACACCGGCTTCATCCTGGTCGGCGTGCTGGGCGTGCAGAGCGCCGGCGAGCTCGCCAAGGGCCAGTACACCTCGCTCGAGGGCGTGCTCTTCTACCTGACCACCTACGGCTTCGCCATGATCGGCGCATTCGCGATCGTGACGCTGGTCCGCGACGCGGGCGGCGAGGCGACGGCGTACGAGCGCTGGGCCGGCCTGGGCCGGACCTCCCCGCTGGTGGCAGGCGCGTTCGCGTTCTTCCTGCTCTCGATGGCCGGGATCCCGCTCACCGCCGGCTTCATCGGCAAGTGGGCCGTGTTCACCTCGGCGCTGTCTGCGGGGGCCTGGCCCGTGGTGCTGGTGGCGATCGCGTGCAGCATCCTGGCGATCACGTTCTACGTGCGGCACATCCGGCTGATGTTCTTCACCGAGCCCAGTGCCGACGGCGCGGGTGTGGTCACCAGGTCCTCGCTGCTGACCTCCGGCACCATCGCGGTGTGCCTGGTCGCGACCCTGGTCCTGGGCGTCGTGCCGGGCCCGGTTCTCGATCTCGTGACCCGTACGGGAGACTTCATCAGGTGAACACACCTGGGGCCGAGCTTGCGCTGCCGATCGACGACACCGAACTCGCCGACCGCCTGCGGGCGCGGATGGCGACGGTCGAGGAGGCCCTCTACGGCCACGCGTCCAGCCGCGCGCCGTACGTCACCGAGGCGGCGCGCCACCTGCTCGCCGCCGGTGGCAAGCGGTTCCGCCCGCTCCTGGTCCTGCTGGCCGCCGAGGCCGGCCCGCGCCCGGACGCCGACGAGGTGCTCACCGCGGCCTGCGTCGTGGAGATCACCCACGTCGGCTCGCTCTACCACGACGACGTCATGGACGAGGCCGCGCTGCGCCGCGGCGAGGACTCGGCCAACGCCCGCTACGACAACCTGGTCGCGATCCTCACCGGCGACTGGCTGTTCGCGAAGTCCTCGGAGCTGACCGCCGAGCTGGGCCCGGACGCCGTACGCATCCAGGCGGAGACGTTCACCCGCCTCGTCGAGGGCCAGATCCTCGAGACCGTGAAGCCGGGCCCCGACGAGGACGCCCTGGCCCACTACCTCCAGGTCGTCGCCGGCAAGACCGGCTCCCTGATCGCGACCTCGGCCCACTACGGCGCCCTGTTCTCCGGCGCGGACCCGGCGGTGGTCGAGGCGCTGACGGCGTACGGCGAGCTCGTCGGCACCGCCTTCCAGCTCTCCGACGACATCCTCGACATCGCCTCCGAGAGCGAGGAGTCGGGCAAGACCCCCGGCACCGACCTCAAGGAGGGCGTGCCCACCCTGCCGGTGCTCCTGGCCCGCTCTTCCACCGACCCGGCCGACGCACGCCTGCTCGAGCTTCTCGACCCGTCGCGATCCGACCTCGCCGGCGACGCGCAGCTGCACGCCGAGGCGCTCGACCTGCTCCGCAAGCACCCCGCGATGGGCCAGGCGCAGGCGTACGTCGTCGCGCGCGCCCAGGAGGCCAAGGAGCTGCTCCGGGCGCTGCCCGAGGGCTCGGTCCGCACCGCGCTCGAGGCGTTCGCCGACGTCGTTGCGGTCCGCTCCGCCTGACGCACGCGCGGAGTGATCGGCAGCACCTGTCACGGGTTCGGCCGAACCGTGGTGGCGCGGGCTCGTTGAATGCCAGTAAGTCAGTTAACTTTTCTGGCGTCTCGTGCGGCGGCGACGTGCACCCCGTCCGCCGCCGCACGAGGCCTCGGGCGCTTGTAACTACGCGTTACTGCACGAATTTCGGTGCTCTAACGCCCGGGTACTAGCAAGAGTGCCGAGGTAGATGCGGCGGGTCGACGGCGACCCAGGCGGGCACTGAGCCGTTGCCGCAGTCGGTGCCCGCACCTGACTACCCGGGCGTTATGGCACCTACCTCGGTGCTCTGGCGGCTGTTTTCGTGCTGTAACCCTTAGTTACAAGCGGCTCAGACCGCGCAGGCCTCGGCGGCCGCCGCGAGCTGGCGGCGGTGGTGGCGCAGCGCCTCGGCGGTGAGCACGACCAGCGCCAGCCACACCAGCGCGAACCCGATCCAGCGGCCGGCGGGCATGTGCTCGCCGAGCAGGGTGACGCCGAGGGCGAACTGGATCGACGGGGTGAGGTACTGCAGCAGGCCCAGGGTCGTCATCGAGACCCGGGTGGCCGCGCCACCGAAGCAGAGCAGGGGGATGGCGGTGACGACTCCGCTCGCGACGAGCAGGAAGACGTGGCCGGGGCCCTCACCGGCGAAGTGGGCGCGGCCGCTGGCGCCGAGCCAGACCAGGTAGCCGAGGGCGAAGGGGGCGATCACGGCGGTCTCGAAGGCGAGGCTCTCGATCGCGCCGACGCCGGCGGACTTCTTGGCGAGGCCGTACGTGCCGAACGATAAGGCGAGGACGAGCGCGATGACAGGCGGCCGGCCGTAGTCGACCGTGAGGAGCACGACGGCGGCGAACCCGATGGCCAGGGCGGTCCATTGCACGGGCCGGAGACGCTCGCCGAGGACGAGCACGCCCATCAGCACGGTGACCAGCGGGTTGATGAAGTAGCCGAGGGAGGTCTCGACGACGCGCTCGCTGTTGACGCCGTAGATGTAGGTGCCCCAGTTGGCCGTGATGGTGGCGGCGGCGACCACGAGCAGGAGCGTCGTGCGACGATCGCGGAGCACGTCACGCAGCGCGCCCAGCCGCCGCAGCGCGACGACGAGCACGCCCATAGCGACCAACGACCAGACCATGCGGTGGGCGAGGATCTCGACGGCGCCGCTGGGTTTGAGCAGGGGCCAGTACAGGGGAAACGCACCCCACATCAGGTACGCGAGGAACCCGAGGACGAAGCCACGGCGCTGGTCCGACACACTGGGACCTTAGCGACGTGTTGCCACGACCCGCGGGGCCGGTGGTTTCAGGTCGTGTCCAGGTGGGCACGAAGGCCGTGTCCACGAACGATCCCGATCTCGAGGGGGAGTCCCTGATGCGATTCACTCGCACGATCTCTGTCCTGGTCGCGGCCTTCACCGCCGCGCTCCTCGGCCTGACGCTGGCGCCGACCGGTGCCCAGGCCGCCGATTCGATCCAGGTCCAGCCGGCGACCAGCAAGGTCGTCGCCGCCAAGGGCGTCACGCCGCGCGCTGTCGGCATCGGCGACTGCGGCCCCAACCCGCCGAACTGCTACGGCAAGCGCCTGTGGGCCAAGTTCGCGACCAACCCGCTCGCGCCGGGCGTCAAGATCAAGGTCTACGTCAAGCGCAGCGGCAAGTGGGTCCGGGTTGCCAAGGTCAAGACCAAGGCCAGCGGCCTGACCAAGAAGGTCTTCGTCAAGGCCGAGCGTCGCAAGACCACCCGCTACAAGGTCGTCGCCAAGGGTGACGCCGTCTACGCCAAGGCGATCTTCAAGTTCAAGGTCTACCCGCGCAGCTGACGGACCCCGTCCCGCGCAACGCAACGCGCCGCCGAGCTCAGCTCGGCGGCGCGTTGCGATTTCGTACGGCGGGGGACCGGGTCAGTCGATGGTCCAGGTGTCGCCCGCGTTGATGAGGGCGGTGAGCCGCTCCTCGGGGCTGCCCTGCGCCGCCGCGGCCTCGCTGGCGGTGGCGACCTGGGCACGGGCCTGGTCGTCGTACGTCGGGCGCTCGACCTGGCGGAAGATGCCGATCGGGCTCCGGTTGAGGTAGCCCGCGTCGGTGAGCCGCGAGATCGCGAACGCGGTCGACGGGTCGGGGCTCTGCGCGTCGTGGACGATGATCGCCTCGGTCGCCACGGACGCGGTGTCGGCGACCTCGACGCCGCCACCGGCGCCGCGCACCAGCGCCTTGTCGCCCAGGCCCGTGGCCTCGTCCCGCACGCCTAAGGTGATCGGCTCGCCGTGGGTGAGCGGGATCAGGGCGTGCGCGTTGTCGCGGTCCTTGATCGCGTCGAACGCGCCGTCGTTGAAGATCGGGCAGTTCTGGTAGATCTCGACGAGGCTGGTGCCGCGGTGGGCGGCTGCGGCGGCGAGGACGGCGGTGAGGTGCTTGCGGTCGGAGTCGATGGTGCGGGCCACGAAGGTGGCTTCGGCGCCGAGGGCGAGCGAGACCGGGTTGAAGGGGTGGTCGAGGGAGCCGACGGGGGTGGACTTGGTGACCTTGCCGACTTCGCTGGTGGGGGAGTACTGGCCCTTGGTGAGGCCGTAGATGCGGTTGTTGAACAGCAGGATCGTCATGTTGACGTTGCGGCGCAGGGCGTGGATGAGGTGGTTGCCGCCGATGGAGAGTGCGTCGCCGTCGCCGGTGACGACCCAGACCGAGAGGTCTTCGCGGGCGGTGGCGATGCCGGTCGCGATGGAGGGTGCGCGGCCGTGGATCGAGTGCATGCCGTAGGTGTCGAGGTAGTAGGGGAAGCGCGAGCTGCAGCCGATGCCGGAGACGAAGACGATGTTCTCGCGTCGTAGTCCGAGGTCGGGCAGGAAGGACTGGACGGCCTTGAGGACGGCGTAGTCGCCGCAGCCGGGGCACCAGCGGACCTCCTGGTCGCTGGAGAAGTCCTTCGCGGTCTGGGTCTCGCCCTCGGCCAGGGTGGGGACGAGCGCGGTGCCCACAGAATGACGCGTGGGCATGGGGAGATCGGTGCTTGTGGTGGGGGTGCTCATCGGACCGGAGCCTCCTCGTGGTCGGCAGGAAGGTTGAGGCCGTGCTCGCCGAGGTCGACCTCGCGACCCTCGGCGTCGCCGACCAGGACGCCGATGGCCTCGGCCAGCTCGGCGGCCTTGAGCGGCAGGCCGTAGACGTGGTTGTAGCCCTGGGCGTCGACGAGGTACTCCGCGCGCAGCATCTTGGAGAGCTGGCCGAGGTTCATCTCGGGGACGAGGACCTTGTCGTAGCCCTTCAGGATCTCGCCGAGGTCCTTGGGGAACGGGTTGAGGTGGCGCAGGTGGACCTGTGCGACGTTGTAGCCGGCGCGGCGGACGCGGCGGCAGGCGGCGCCGATCGGGCCGTAGGTCGAGCCCCAGCCGATCACCAGGACCTTCGCCTCGTCCGAGGGGTCGTCGACCTCGAGCGGCGGCAGGGAGTCGGCGATGCGCTGGATCTTCTCCTGGCGCAGCCGGACCATCTGGTCGTGGTTGGCCGGGTCGTAGGAGATGTTGCCGTGGCCGGTCTGAGGCGTGCCGGCCTTCTCGAGGCCGCCGATGCGGTGCTCCAGGCCGGCGGTGCCGGGGATGGCCCACGGGCGCGCCAGGGTGTCCTTGTCGCGGGCGTAGGGCCAGAACTCCTCGACCTGCTCGCCCTTGGCGTTGGTGGAGGTGTGGTTGGGCTCGGTGGCGAAGTTCGCCTCGATCTTCGGCAGCTCGTCGATCGACGGGATCGCCCACGGCTCGGAGCCGTTGGCGAGGTAGCCGTCGGAGAGCAGGAAGACGGGGGTGCGGTAGGTGATCGCGATCCGGGCGGCCTCGACCGCGGCGGCGAAGCAGTCGCCGGGCGACTGCGGCGCGACGATCGGGACCGGCGCCTCGCCGTTGCGGCCGTACATCGCCTGCAGCAGGTCGGCCTGCTCGGTCTTGGTCGGCAGGCCGGTGCTCGGCCCACCACGCTGGACGTTGACGACGACCAGCGGCAGCTCGGTCATCACGGCCAGGCCGATCGCCTCGGACTTGAGCGCGATGCCCGGGCCCGAGGTGGTGGTGATCGCGAGCTGGCCGGCGAAGGAGGCGCCGATCGCGGCGCCGATGCCGGCGATCTCGTCCTCGGCCTGCAGCGTGGTCACGCCGAACGCCTTGTGCTTCGACAGCTCGTGGAGGATGTCGGAGGCGGGGGTGATCGGGTACGAGCCGAGGAACACCGGCAGCTCGGAGCGCACGCCGGCGGCGACCAGGCCGTAGGACAGGGCCAGGTTGCCGGTGATGTTGCGGTAGGTCCCGGCGTGCATGCGGGCCGGCTTGATCTCGTACTGGACGACGAAGGTCTCGGTGGTCTCGCCGTAGTTCCAGCCGGCCTTGAAGGCCGCGATGTTGGCGCCGAGGATGTCGGGGACCTTGGCGAACTTCTTCTCGAGGAACGCGATGGTCGGCTCGGTCGGGCGGCCGTACATCCAGGACAGCAGGCCCAGCGCGAACATGTTCTTGGCGCGGGCGGCGTCCTTGCGGGACAGGCCGAACTCCTTGACCGCCTCGACGGTGATGCCGGTCAGGTCGACCGGCTGGACCTGGAAGCCGGCGAGGAGGTCGTCGACCTCGCCCAGCTTGTCGAGCGGGTTGGAGGTGTAGCCCGCCTTGTCGAGGTTGCGCTTGGAGAAGTCGTGCGTGTCGACGATGATCGTCGCCCCGCGCGGCAGGTCGCCCAGGTTGGCCTTGAGGGCGGCCGGGTTCATCGCGACCAGTACGTCGGGCCGGTCGCCCGCGGTGAGGATGTCGTGGTCGGCGAAGTGGATCTGGAACGACGAGACACCGGGGATGGTGCCCTGGGGCGCCCGGATCTCGGCGGGGAAGTTGGGCAGCGTCACCAGGTCGTTGCCGAACACGGCCGACTCCTGGGTGAACCGGTCACCGGTCAGCTGCATGCCGTCACCGGAGTCACCGGCGAACCGGATGATGACCCGGTCCAGCTGCTTGACCTGCTTGGTCTGGCTCACACCTGCTCCACTTCTCTCGACATCGACGTCGGCCGTGGGGAAGCGGCGACGGCGTCAGGTGGGTCGATTCTAGGATCAAACTAGAACACGTTCCACCTTTCGGTGAATGTCTTTCGTCGTCCCCTGCGGCCGGCGTGCGGCGCGGTTCTCGAAAACTCCTCACCACGATAGTCCGCCCTGCTCGCGTGCTCGGCCCCGTGCCGCCTGATGGGCCGTTCCTGGCGGCCAGGGGGCGTGTGACCTCTGTCATGTCGTCGATTTGTCTACGACCGAGTCGCTTAACTCGCTAATGTGTATTATTCCGATCTAGTTTGATGGAACCGGCCACCCGAGAGGCCGGCCCGAGCAAGCAAGGAATGGGTGCGATGAAGCGAGTTCTCAAGGCTGCGGCCCTGGCGATGACCGGCGCTCTGGCGCTGACCGCCTGCGCCAGCGCCGACGGCGGCAGCGGCGACGACAAGGGCTCGACGGTCAACATCGTCGGGTTCGCCGTCCCGGAGGCCGGCAACAAGGCCGCCGCGGCGGAGTTCAACAAGACCGAGGCCGGCAAGGACGTCACGTTCTCCGGCTCCTACGGCCCGTCGGGCGACCAGAGCCGCAAGGTCGCGGACACCAAGGGCAAGGACGTCGACTACGTCGTCTTCTCGCTCGAGCCCGACATGACCCGCCTGGTCGACGCCGGCCTCGTGGCCGACGACTGGAACGCCGGCCCCAACAAGGGCATCGTCTCCGAGTCGGTCGCTGTGATCGCCACCCAGAAGGGCAACCCGCTCGGCATCGAGGACTGGGACGACCTGACCCGCGACGACGTCAAGATCGTCACGCCCGACCCGGCCAGCTCCGGCTCGGCGAAGTGGAACATCCTGGCGCTCTACACCTACGCCAAGCAGAACGGCGCCACCGAGGAGCAGGCGGACGCCTTCCTCGAGAAGGTCTTCAAGAACGTCACCACCTGGGCCGCCAGCGGCCGTGAGGCGACCGAGGCGTTCAAGAAGGGTGTCGGCAATGTCTTGCTCACCTACGAGAACGAGGCGATCCTGGCCCGCCAGAACGGCGAGGACCTGGACTACATCGTCCCGCCGCACACCTTCCTCATCGAGAACCCGGGCGCAGTCCTGGAGAAGTCCGACCCGGCGGCCAAGGACTGGCTGGACTTCCTCCTCAGCGACGCCGGCCAGACCGCGTTCGTGGAGAAGGGCTTCCGCCCCGTCGGCGACCTCGACATCTCCGGCATCCAGGTCGAGGGTGCGAACGACCCGGGCAACCCCTTCCCGGCCCCGGCCTCGCTGAGCACCGCTGCCGACCTCGGCGGCTGGAGCGCCATCAACGCGGAGTGGTTCGGCAAGGACGGTGAGAAGCTCCGCTTCGACAAGCTGTACGCCGAAGCGACCAAGCAGTGACCGACACACTCGTCGCACCCCCTGGGCCGGCTCGCACGACGAGCCGGCCCAGCGGGCTGTTCCGCCTCACCCCCGCCTCGGGGGTGGGCCTGGGCGTGGCACTGGTCTGGTTCAGCGTCCTCGTCCTGCTGCCGCTCGCGGCGGTGGTGGGGGCCGCTGCCGCCGGCGGCTGGGAGGCGTTCTGGAACACGCTGACCGACGCGCAGACCTTCGCCGCGCTGCGCCTGACCGTCCTCGAGGCCCTGGGCGTCACCGTCGTCAACGCCGTCATCGGCACCGTCGTCGCCTGGGTGCTGGTCCGCGACCAGTTCTTCGGAAAGCGGATCCTCGACGTCGTCATCGACATCCCGTTCGCGCTGCCGACGATCGTCGCCGGCCTGGTCCTGCTCAGCCTGTGGGGCCCGGAGAGCCCGGTGGGGGTGAACATCGTGAACACCCGCCAGGGAATCTTCCTGGCGCTGCTCTTCGTCACGCTGCCCTTCGTCGTGCGCACGGTGCAGCCGGTCCTGCTCGAGCTCGACGCCGACGTCGAGGAGGCGGCGGCGTCGCTGGGCGCCTCGCGGCTCACCACCTTCCGCCGGGTCATCCTCCCGAGCCTGGTGCCGGCGATCGCGGCCGGCTCCTCGCTGGGCTTCGCGCGCGCGATCAGCGAGTTCGGCTCCCTGGTCCTCATCTCGGGCAACACGCCCTACGAGACCGAGGTCGCGTCGTTGAAGATCCTCAAGTTCCTCGAGGGGGACAACCAGGCCGGCGCGGCCGCGGTCGCCGTACTGCTGCTCGTCGTGGCGGTGCTGACGATCGTGGCCCTCGACGTCATCTCGCGGAGGGTGGCGCGCCGTGGCTGACACCCGACAGATCCGGGCCCGGCGCGGTCCGGTGGCCTACCTCCTGCGCACGCTGGTGATCGTCTACCTGGCGGTGCTGGTCATCTGGCCGCTCTACGAGGTCGGCAAGCAGACGTTCGCGCCGAGCAAGGTCGGTGCGGAGGGCGGCCTGTCCGCCTTCCTCGACCGGCTCAGCGACCCGTCGGTGACCTACGCCTTCAACCTCACCGGAACCGTCGCGTTCTGGGCGGTCCTGATCAACACCCTGTTCGGGGTGGGCATCTCGCTGCTCATCGTGCGCTACCAGTTCCCGGGCCGGCGCATCCTCTCGGTGCTCGTCGACCTGCCGATGTCGGTCTCGCCGGTGGTCGTCGGCCTCGCGCTGGTGCTGGCCTACAGCACCGGCAAGGGCTGGTTCGGTGAGGCACTCGAGTCGGTCGGCTTCTACGTCATCGGCACCACGCCGGGCCTGATCATGGCGACCGCCTTCGTCAGCCTGCCGCTGGTGATCCGGGAGATCGTGCCCGTGCTCGAGGAGATCGGCACCGACGCCGAGATGGCCGCCAGCAGCCTCGGGGCCAACGGCTGGCAGACCTTCCGGCGGATCACGCTGCCCAGCATCAAGTGGGCGGTCGTGTACGGCGTCGTGCTCAGTATGGCCCGCTCGCTCGGGGAGTTCGGCGCGGTCAAGATCGTCAGTCCCGGAGCCGAGTTCCGCGGCGAGACCGCCACCCTTCTCATCCAGAACCGTTACAACAACTACGAGGAGCCCACGGCGTACGCCGCCGCGTTCGTGCTCGTGCTCGCCTCCGTGCTGGCCCTCGTCGTCGTCTCCCTGATCCGCAAGGAGGATCACGCATGAGCATCGAAGTGAGGGGTGTCGGCAAGCGCTACGGCGACTTCGTCGCCCTCGAGGACATCAACGTCTCCCTGCCGACCGGCCAGCTGACCGCCCTGCTCGGGCCCAGCGGTGGTGGCAAGTCCACCCTGCTGCGCATCATCGCCGGCCTCGAGAGCGCCGACTCCGGCTCGGTCGAGATCGAGGGCACCGACGCCACGAGGCTGCCCCCGCAGAAGCGCAACGTCGGCTTCGTGTTTCAGCACTACGCCGTCTTCAAGCACATGACGGTCGCCAAGAACGTCGCCTTCGGCCTGGAGATCCGCAAGCGTCCCAAGGCCGAGGTGAAGGCGAAGGTCGCCGAGCTGCTCGAGCTCGTGCACCTCTCGCAGTTCGCGCACCGGCTGCCCTCCCAGCTCTCCGGTGGTCAGCGGCAGCGCCTCGCGCTGGCCCGCGCCCTCGCCGTCGAGCCCTCGGTGCTGCTGCTCGACGAGCCGTTCGGCGCCCTCGACGCGAAGGTCCGCAAGGAGCTGCGTGACTGGCTGCGCCGCCTGCACGACGAGGTCCACGTGACGACCGTGTTCGTGACCCACGACCAGGAGGAGGCCCTCGAGGTCGCCGACGAGATCGTGGTCATCAACGAAGGCCGGATCGAGCAGATCGGCAGCCCCGACCAGCTGTACGACGAGCCGGCCAACGACTTCGTGATGGGCTTCCTCGGCGCGGTGACCCGGCTCGGGCCGCTGGTCCTGCGGCCCCACGACATCGAGGTCGCGGTCGCGCCCGGCGTACCCGGCTCCTCGGCGGGCGTGGTCCAGCGCGCGCTGCGCGTCGGCTTCGAGGTGCGCCTCACCGTCGACGTCGAGGGGCAGGACGAGCCGGTCCTGGTCGTGCTCTCCCGCACCCACGCACGCGCGCTCGACCTGGAGCTCGGCAGCAGGGTCTGGCTGAGCCCGACGACCGGCGCGACGACGGTCCCGGTGCTCGGGGTTCCGCGGGAGGCGGTGGCCTCCGCCTGAGATGACCGGGCCGGCGCCAGCGCGCGTGCGTCGCGGCGCGTAGCAGGCGGCGTCGGCCCGGTCATCTCATAGTCTGGGCGCGTGAGCTATCTGCGGGCGACGCGGGTCCTGTGCTGGCTGCTCGGG
The genomic region above belongs to Nocardioides sp. QY071 and contains:
- the rarD gene encoding EamA family transporter RarD; this encodes MSDQRRGFVLGFLAYLMWGAFPLYWPLLKPSGAVEILAHRMVWSLVAMGVLVVALRRLGALRDVLRDRRTTLLLVVAAATITANWGTYIYGVNSERVVETSLGYFINPLVTVLMGVLVLGERLRPVQWTALAIGFAAVVLLTVDYGRPPVIALVLALSFGTYGLAKKSAGVGAIESLAFETAVIAPFALGYLVWLGASGRAHFAGEGPGHVFLLVASGVVTAIPLLCFGGAATRVSMTTLGLLQYLTPSIQFALGVTLLGEHMPAGRWIGFALVWLALVVLTAEALRHHRRQLAAAAEACAV
- the nuoN gene encoding NADH-quinone oxidoreductase subunit NuoN, producing the protein MEFVKPELEYAELLPILIVLGGACVGVALEAFLPRGTRRLPQVGLAAVTVIAALVATVVVGMDLDTHKGADGAEGRGLVGAMGSVVVDGPTVYLWGLLLVFALGGVALFAEQRLEGGVSAFTGQAAALPGTESEREASTRGLEHTEVYPLLLFAVSGMLLFPASGDLLTMFVALEILSLPLYLLCGLARRRRLLSQEAAMKYFLLGAFASGFFLYGAALVYGYAGSVSFAGINEAVRAGTANHGLLLAGIGLLAVGLLFKIGAAPFQAWTPDVYQGAPTAVTAFMAAGTKVAAFGALLRLLYVAFGGERWSWQPMLWVIAIASMVLGAVLAIVQNDVKRMLAYSSVAHTGFILVGVLGVQSAGELAKGQYTSLEGVLFYLTTYGFAMIGAFAIVTLVRDAGGEATAYERWAGLGRTSPLVAGAFAFFLLSMAGIPLTAGFIGKWAVFTSALSAGAWPVVLVAIACSILAITFYVRHIRLMFFTEPSADGAGVVTRSSLLTSGTIAVCLVATLVLGVVPGPVLDLVTRTGDFIR
- a CDS encoding NADH-quinone oxidoreductase subunit M, whose amino-acid sequence is MLLSLLVWLPIAGAVAVAFLPRTVSKTAGLGVALATLVVGVVVAASYDADGGRQLKEEHEWIEAFGVHYALGVDGLGLLLVLLTVLLVPLVLGAEWFKADAAGSAGARAFVAWTLALEGLSLAVFCATDVFLFYVVFEATLIPAYFLVGGFGREGRGAAALKFLMFQLAGGLILLAAVIGLYVVSAQQGEPSYLLADLEKLDIGTEAGRWLFFGFFIAFAIKAPLFPLHTWLADTTEKATPGTGVLLVCILDKIGTFGMMRFCLGIFPEASQWATPLVITLALISVVYGAFIAIGQDDIFRLIGLTSLSHFGLITLGVFTMTSQGGTGAILYMVNHGLGTAALFLVAGYLYDRSGTSSIREMRGVEKVAPVLAGLLLVAGLATLGLPGLSPFVSEFLVFVAAFDYGWYVGAIAVTAVVLSAIYVLWMYQRTMTGPTPPEVEGTKDLGVREIVAVAPLMAALVFFGFYPAPLLDVSNPMVGDLMHQMGIQDDQPTVVQTEEAH
- a CDS encoding polyprenyl synthetase family protein, which translates into the protein MATVEEALYGHASSRAPYVTEAARHLLAAGGKRFRPLLVLLAAEAGPRPDADEVLTAACVVEITHVGSLYHDDVMDEAALRRGEDSANARYDNLVAILTGDWLFAKSSELTAELGPDAVRIQAETFTRLVEGQILETVKPGPDEDALAHYLQVVAGKTGSLIATSAHYGALFSGADPAVVEALTAYGELVGTAFQLSDDILDIASESEESGKTPGTDLKEGVPTLPVLLARSSTDPADARLLELLDPSRSDLAGDAQLHAEALDLLRKHPAMGQAQAYVVARAQEAKELLRALPEGSVRTALEAFADVVAVRSA
- a CDS encoding 2-oxoacid:ferredoxin oxidoreductase subunit beta; translated protein: MSTPTTSTDLPMPTRHSVGTALVPTLAEGETQTAKDFSSDQEVRWCPGCGDYAVLKAVQSFLPDLGLRRENIVFVSGIGCSSRFPYYLDTYGMHSIHGRAPSIATGIATAREDLSVWVVTGDGDALSIGGNHLIHALRRNVNMTILLFNNRIYGLTKGQYSPTSEVGKVTKSTPVGSLDHPFNPVSLALGAEATFVARTIDSDRKHLTAVLAAAAAHRGTSLVEIYQNCPIFNDGAFDAIKDRDNAHALIPLTHGEPITLGVRDEATGLGDKALVRGAGGGVEVADTASVATEAIIVHDAQSPDPSTAFAISRLTDAGYLNRSPIGIFRQVERPTYDDQARAQVATASEAAAAQGSPEERLTALINAGDTWTID